Proteins encoded together in one Vigna angularis cultivar LongXiaoDou No.4 chromosome 5, ASM1680809v1, whole genome shotgun sequence window:
- the LOC108339240 gene encoding S-protein homolog 5 has protein sequence MGSFVKPLLLLLFVMATCDPATSTNSNSTTQTLLLGERNGSVDYLLLHTVHVRIVNKLGHNLPLSVHCKSRDDDLQVHVINYNKSFGFHFRPNFWGTTLFFCHFSWSGGQGTYDIYKDRRDNDRCTFHCDWYATKEGLEGYTEESSFLGRPHKRDILFQWENP, from the coding sequence ATGGGATCCTTTGTCAAACCCCTTTTGCTTCTCCTTTTTGTCATGGCTACCTGTGATCCTGCTACATCCACAAACTCAAACTCTACCACACAGACATTATTATTAGGAGAACGGAACGGCTCTGTCGATTATTTGTTATTGCACACCGTACATGTGCGTATAGTCAACAAGCTTGGTCACAACTTACCTCTCAGTGTTCATTGCAAATCCAGAGATGATGATCTTCAGGTTCATGTCATTAACTATAACAAAAGTTTTGGGTTTCACTTCCGTCCTAATTTTTGGGGCACAACGTTGTTCTTCTGTCACTTTTCATGGAGTGGGGGACAAGGGACCTATGATATCTATAAGGATAGGAGGGATAATGATAGGTGCACATTTCACTGTGATTGGTATGCCACCAAAGAAGGTTTAGAAGGCTATACAGAAGAGAGTTCGTTTTTAGGCAGGCCACACAAGCGAGACATATTGTTCCAGTGGGAAAATCCATGA